A single genomic interval of halophilic archaeon DL31 harbors:
- a CDS encoding protein of unknown function DUF420 (PFAM: Protein of unknown function DUF420~KEGG: hvo:HVO_0823 hypothetical protein) codes for MFESARFRARSHPRAIVAVLSVVGYALVIGTFEGLVPASVFPELTEAEVDLLSHAIAGINTVATGLLVLGWKWIREGHVEKHRKAMGSAFGLILVFLVLYLTKIGGGGTKVMVGAPDVVYYAYLLMLAIHIVLSVVSVPVVLYALVLGLTHTPQELREETPHKKVGRVAAGSWILSLSLGVVTYVLLNWVYAHEFTRGTGMG; via the coding sequence ATGTTCGAAAGCGCACGCTTCCGCGCCCGTTCACATCCGCGAGCCATCGTCGCGGTGCTTTCTGTCGTGGGCTACGCGCTGGTCATCGGCACGTTCGAAGGGCTCGTCCCGGCATCGGTGTTCCCGGAACTCACCGAGGCAGAGGTCGACCTGCTCTCGCATGCCATCGCGGGCATCAACACCGTCGCGACCGGACTGCTCGTCCTCGGGTGGAAGTGGATTCGCGAGGGCCACGTGGAGAAACACCGGAAGGCGATGGGAAGCGCGTTCGGCCTCATCCTGGTGTTCCTGGTGCTCTACCTCACCAAAATCGGCGGCGGTGGCACGAAGGTGATGGTTGGGGCACCCGACGTGGTCTACTACGCCTACCTGCTGATGCTGGCGATTCACATCGTGCTTTCGGTCGTGTCGGTGCCAGTGGTGCTCTACGCACTCGTGCTGGGGCTGACCCACACGCCCCAAGAGCTCCGGGAGGAGACCCCGCATAAGAAGGTCGGCCGTGTCGCCGCCGGCTCGTGGATTCTCTCCCTCTCGCTGGGGGTTGTGACCTACGTGCTGCTCAACTGGGTCTACGCCCACGAGTTCACTCGCGGGACCGGGATGGGCTGA
- a CDS encoding endonuclease III (SMART: HhH-GPD domain; Endonuclease III-like, iron-sulphur cluster loop motif~TIGRFAM: Endonuclease III/Nth~KEGG: htu:Htur_1089 endonuclease III~PFAM: HhH-GPD domain; Endonuclease III-like, iron-sulphur cluster loop motif), translating into MGEPLEPRRDQAVEVVDRLETAYPDSTISLQYESQLQLLISVVLSAQCTDERVNKVTEELYRTYETAEDFANADEEQLAEEIYGITFHNSKAGYLKSIGEDIVEKHNGEVPDTMEELTELSGVGRKTANVVLQHAHDVVEGIVVDTHVQRISRRLGLTEEERPEAIEQDLLEFVPRRNWQQFTHLFIDHGRAVCTARNPDCGDCELADICPSEKGDSDVDLASGEPW; encoded by the coding sequence ATGGGCGAGCCACTCGAACCGCGGCGCGACCAGGCCGTCGAAGTCGTCGACAGACTCGAAACGGCGTATCCCGACTCCACGATCTCCCTGCAGTATGAGTCGCAGCTCCAACTGCTTATCTCGGTCGTGCTCTCGGCACAGTGTACCGACGAGCGCGTGAACAAGGTAACCGAGGAACTGTATCGAACGTACGAGACGGCCGAGGACTTCGCGAACGCCGACGAGGAACAACTGGCCGAAGAGATCTACGGCATCACCTTCCACAACAGCAAAGCGGGCTACCTCAAGAGCATCGGCGAGGACATCGTCGAGAAACACAACGGCGAGGTGCCGGACACGATGGAGGAGCTCACCGAACTCTCCGGTGTCGGACGGAAAACCGCTAACGTCGTGCTTCAGCACGCCCACGACGTCGTCGAGGGCATCGTCGTCGACACGCACGTCCAGCGCATCAGCCGACGGCTCGGGCTCACGGAGGAAGAGCGCCCCGAAGCGATCGAACAGGACCTCCTCGAGTTCGTCCCACGGCGCAACTGGCAGCAGTTTACGCACCTGTTCATCGACCACGGGCGAGCGGTCTGTACGGCCCGGAACCCAGACTGTGGAGACTGCGAACTCGCGGATATCTGCCCCTCAGAGAAGGGTGACAGCGACGTCGACCTGGCCAGCGGCGAACCCTGGTAG
- a CDS encoding hypothetical protein (KEGG: hvo:HVO_0847 hypothetical protein), with protein MVSESTIATVAALAVSVSLPFYLYGAWYAIDTEVMTWGRLVHHLKFVITGLLLTTVPVVFWMAPRLLQQMTGLAMLHAFLGLQAYALLLLALTGIVRIFQAKHNADLYRDPDPEADIGELHEHMGAWRRRLRVGVFGYTFLWILAYLVGIYRYFVDYVF; from the coding sequence ATGGTCTCGGAGTCGACAATCGCGACGGTCGCGGCGCTCGCAGTGAGCGTCAGCTTGCCGTTCTACCTCTACGGCGCGTGGTACGCAATCGACACCGAGGTGATGACGTGGGGCCGGCTGGTTCACCACCTGAAGTTCGTCATCACCGGGCTGTTGCTCACGACGGTGCCGGTCGTGTTCTGGATGGCGCCTCGGCTGCTGCAACAGATGACGGGGCTGGCAATGTTGCACGCGTTCCTTGGCCTCCAGGCCTACGCGCTGCTGCTGCTCGCGCTGACGGGAATTGTCCGCATCTTCCAGGCAAAACACAACGCTGACCTCTACCGTGACCCCGACCCTGAGGCCGACATCGGCGAACTCCACGAGCATATGGGCGCGTGGCGTCGCCGGCTCCGAGTCGGCGTGTTCGGCTACACGTTCCTCTGGATTCTCGCCTATCTCGTGGGAATCTACCGCTACTTCGTGGACTACGTCTTCTAA
- a CDS encoding hypothetical protein (KEGG: hmu:Hmuk_3101 hypothetical protein), whose amino-acid sequence MADAPENDKSEPATGQSTDSPADDAGASGAEPSTTADGDSDSERSEAELEELRAQVEEKYDFDDFTPADMAEMEREEWEVAFDADSWITGSELIDRVEQDLRTRIATREVFARLERHTGEDGDRLLAYSDEGYVIINPDGSIEGHGTVLRDVEPTIALCSMESYDPPTPPADPDLPDPEDVKSGSGELGNTMLQVIAATQLLAGAGLLIAWLLFDLQPNSPAGDVVAPVAGLGFLLVGAFLFVVVANARLSDRFRAEEYRNRLRAVDEAGERPEFVPSLSEGDQGKPGVAETAEKGPEATGSAER is encoded by the coding sequence ATGGCCGACGCCCCCGAGAACGACAAATCCGAACCGGCGACAGGGCAGAGTACCGACAGCCCGGCCGACGACGCTGGGGCGTCGGGAGCCGAGCCGTCGACGACGGCGGACGGCGACTCAGATTCCGAACGAAGCGAGGCTGAACTCGAGGAGCTCCGCGCGCAGGTAGAGGAGAAGTACGATTTCGACGATTTTACGCCGGCCGACATGGCCGAGATGGAGCGCGAGGAGTGGGAGGTTGCGTTTGACGCCGACAGCTGGATTACGGGCTCAGAACTCATCGACCGCGTCGAACAGGATCTTCGGACCCGTATCGCGACCCGTGAGGTGTTCGCGCGGCTCGAGCGCCACACCGGCGAGGATGGTGATCGGCTGCTCGCGTACTCCGATGAAGGGTACGTCATCATCAACCCCGACGGAAGTATCGAGGGCCACGGGACCGTTCTCCGTGACGTGGAGCCAACAATCGCGCTCTGTTCGATGGAGAGCTACGACCCGCCGACGCCACCGGCCGACCCCGATCTCCCCGACCCGGAGGACGTGAAGTCCGGCAGCGGCGAACTGGGGAACACGATGCTGCAGGTCATCGCCGCCACCCAGTTGCTGGCTGGTGCCGGGTTACTGATTGCGTGGCTGTTGTTCGACCTCCAGCCCAACAGCCCGGCTGGCGACGTTGTCGCACCGGTCGCCGGACTCGGCTTCCTCCTCGTCGGGGCGTTCCTCTTCGTCGTCGTCGCCAACGCTCGGCTCTCAGACCGCTTCCGCGCAGAGGAGTATCGGAATCGACTCCGGGCTGTCGACGAGGCCGGCGAACGACCCGAGTTTGTCCCCTCCCTCTCCGAGGGCGACCAGGGGAAACCAGGGGTAGCCGAGACGGCCGAAAAGGGTCCCGAAGCCACGGGTTCGGCCGAACGCTGA
- a CDS encoding blue (type 1) copper domain protein (PFAM: Blue (type 1) copper domain; Twin-arginine translocation pathway, signal sequence, subgroup~KEGG: hbo:Hbor_23740 plastocyanin), with the protein MKRRDFLRATGGSGAAVALGSGAAAGQQETGTATGTSSGTGTSAGTGTGTDTGGGGGSGPTKEVSVGPGGSLVFDPETLEVTPGTTVTWVWESDNHNVAPESTPEGANWSGSDGAPNTTYNTGHEYSHTFETLGTYEYVCTPHASAGMVGSIEVVETLSSGGGGEKELHDLGVPIQAHWVGVATILMLFVTFVFTFYTLKYGESPNTGNTGGGE; encoded by the coding sequence ATGAAGAGGCGGGATTTTCTCCGAGCAACTGGCGGTTCCGGTGCGGCCGTCGCGCTCGGCTCGGGGGCCGCAGCCGGCCAGCAGGAAACCGGCACGGCCACCGGCACGTCGAGCGGAACCGGAACATCGGCCGGAACGGGGACCGGGACGGACACTGGCGGCGGCGGGGGCAGCGGTCCGACCAAAGAGGTCAGCGTCGGCCCCGGCGGCAGTCTCGTGTTCGACCCCGAGACCCTAGAAGTCACACCCGGAACGACGGTAACGTGGGTCTGGGAGTCCGACAACCACAACGTCGCCCCCGAGAGCACGCCCGAGGGGGCGAACTGGTCGGGCAGCGACGGCGCGCCCAACACGACCTATAACACCGGACACGAGTATAGCCACACGTTCGAAACGCTGGGCACCTACGAGTACGTCTGTACGCCCCACGCATCCGCGGGGATGGTCGGGAGTATCGAGGTTGTCGAAACGCTGAGCTCCGGCGGTGGCGGGGAGAAGGAACTTCACGACCTCGGCGTCCCCATCCAGGCTCACTGGGTCGGGGTGGCGACGATCCTGATGCTGTTCGTCACCTTCGTGTTCACGTTCTATACGCTCAAGTACGGCGAATCGCCCAACACCGGCAACACCGGGGGTGGTGAGTGA
- a CDS encoding hypothetical protein (KEGG: hvo:HVO_0843 hypothetical protein) codes for MSTSGSTYGDIHRYEPARESTAAAIGIVLLTLLEVVFVFMFAWGLVSGWAIDDIGNMFLGGLLAAVFIDLAFILLLYRKEFLPDVMVVKKRRRKWEDLYINEDEVDGVELEGDDAWEQVKRAVYPYYKR; via the coding sequence ATGTCGACGTCCGGATCTACCTACGGCGACATCCACCGCTACGAACCAGCGCGTGAGAGCACGGCGGCCGCGATCGGCATCGTGCTGCTGACGCTACTCGAAGTCGTCTTCGTCTTCATGTTCGCCTGGGGGCTCGTCTCCGGGTGGGCGATCGACGACATCGGGAACATGTTCCTCGGCGGCCTGCTGGCCGCGGTGTTTATCGACCTGGCGTTCATCCTCCTGCTCTACCGCAAGGAGTTCCTCCCCGACGTGATGGTGGTGAAAAAGCGCCGCCGCAAGTGGGAGGACCTCTACATCAACGAGGACGAGGTCGACGGCGTCGAACTCGAGGGTGACGACGCGTGGGAGCAGGTCAAACGCGCGGTCTACCCCTACTACAAACGATAA
- a CDS encoding Cytochrome b/b6 domain-containing protein (PFAM: Cytochrome b/b6, N-terminal~KEGG: hbo:Hbor_23760 cytochrome b subunit of the bc complex), translated as MSLKKQDEHDHMGWMQEKQLSPIEKGYLFTLIWLDKRFRIVDYLELLEGLYYRTNLQMPKSHTEQYNLDNKFWYWYPLYALGSFSTIAYVVAAISGALLGFYYSPSTAASLAEGCDATVAYCSIATIMQDLQFGFMLRSVHRWSAQVMTAAVFLHMLRVYFTGAYKEPRELNWILGIVLISLTMVFGYTGYLLPWDQLAFWAGQIGVEMSLSIPIIGEWVAQLLFGGFSLGQATLQRMYILHVFLLPFVVTSLIAIHIGIVWMQGIAEPH; from the coding sequence ATGAGCCTGAAAAAGCAAGACGAACACGACCATATGGGCTGGATGCAGGAGAAACAGCTCTCCCCCATCGAGAAGGGATACCTGTTCACCCTCATCTGGCTCGACAAGCGGTTCCGGATCGTCGACTATCTGGAACTGTTGGAGGGGCTCTACTACCGGACGAACCTCCAGATGCCCAAGAGCCACACCGAGCAGTACAATCTGGACAACAAGTTCTGGTACTGGTACCCACTCTACGCACTCGGCTCGTTCTCCACCATCGCTTACGTAGTGGCAGCGATTTCGGGCGCACTGCTGGGGTTCTACTACAGCCCCTCCACAGCGGCCTCCCTCGCGGAGGGATGTGACGCGACGGTTGCGTACTGTTCCATCGCGACCATCATGCAGGACCTCCAGTTCGGCTTCATGCTGCGGTCGGTCCACCGCTGGTCGGCACAGGTGATGACCGCTGCGGTGTTCCTCCACATGCTCCGTGTCTACTTCACGGGCGCGTACAAGGAGCCACGCGAACTCAACTGGATCCTCGGCATCGTCCTCATCTCGCTGACGATGGTGTTTGGATACACCGGCTACCTGCTTCCGTGGGACCAGCTCGCCTTCTGGGCCGGCCAGATCGGCGTAGAGATGAGCCTCTCGATCCCCATAATCGGCGAGTGGGTCGCCCAGCTGCTGTTCGGCGGCTTCTCGCTGGGACAGGCGACGCTCCAGCGGATGTACATCCTCCACGTGTTCCTGCTCCCATTCGTGGTGACGAGCCTCATCGCCATCCACATCGGGATCGTCTGGATGCAGGGCATCGCAGAACCACACTGA
- a CDS encoding Cytochrome b/b6 domain-containing protein (PFAM: Cytochrome b/b6, C-terminal~KEGG: hbo:Hbor_23770 cytochrome b subunit of the bc complex), which translates to MSDDTNTTDARTDGGGTGIVPPDDDTPTWHERKARRAGLPRLTYEYFERSRREDQDLRQESTYIERDVLAFPTWPHELIRNLALTSFFVGLILFLSATMPPHIGDPANPGSTPAIILPDWYLYWSFGLLKLNDLNPAIALLDGQKLMADRTFGVLANVVVVGAISVVPFLNKGSARRPVEQPFWAAIGMGGVTFALTLSLLSIKNLMPMDVHLLFDLTFLAPLVIGSITYAVLKTMREGYMYDLNRRYYRMRPPK; encoded by the coding sequence ATGAGCGACGACACCAACACCACCGACGCACGCACTGACGGCGGCGGCACGGGAATCGTCCCGCCGGACGACGATACGCCCACCTGGCACGAGCGCAAGGCGCGCCGGGCCGGCCTCCCCCGCCTGACCTACGAGTACTTCGAGCGCTCCCGCCGCGAGGACCAGGACCTCCGGCAAGAGTCGACCTACATCGAACGGGACGTGCTCGCGTTCCCGACCTGGCCCCACGAGCTCATCCGCAACCTCGCGCTGACGAGCTTCTTCGTCGGGCTCATCCTGTTCCTGTCGGCGACGATGCCGCCACACATCGGGGACCCGGCAAATCCGGGTTCGACCCCGGCCATCATCCTGCCCGACTGGTATCTCTACTGGTCGTTCGGGCTGCTGAAGCTGAACGACCTCAACCCTGCGATCGCGCTGCTGGACGGCCAGAAGCTGATGGCCGACCGGACCTTCGGCGTGCTCGCGAACGTGGTCGTGGTCGGCGCCATCTCGGTCGTCCCGTTCCTCAACAAGGGGAGCGCCCGCCGACCGGTCGAGCAGCCGTTTTGGGCCGCAATCGGGATGGGCGGCGTGACGTTCGCACTCACGCTCTCGCTGCTCTCGATCAAGAACCTGATGCCCATGGACGTACACCTGCTGTTCGACCTGACCTTCCTGGCACCGCTGGTGATTGGCTCTATCACCTACGCCGTGCTGAAGACGATGCGGGAAGGGTACATGTACGACCTGAACCGGCGCTACTACCGGATGCGGCCGCCGAAGTAG
- a CDS encoding hypothetical protein (KEGG: hvo:HVO_0840 hypothetical protein), with the protein MTDDAARDDGSPGGDAAAEGRREIEVPLRLYKTVTVFSTLIAVVAVVVGFLLLDAATIGTGLLRRAIVGLLSALSLVPSAGLLSALFVIAGLLAIAGGAAVYVLGTRFKAGEMTGGGGGNGKR; encoded by the coding sequence GTGACAGACGACGCCGCTCGGGACGACGGTTCGCCGGGCGGCGACGCGGCTGCAGAGGGGCGACGCGAAATCGAAGTCCCGCTCCGCCTCTACAAAACTGTCACTGTCTTTTCGACGCTCATCGCGGTCGTCGCAGTGGTCGTCGGCTTCTTGTTGCTCGACGCTGCCACGATCGGGACCGGACTGCTCCGACGGGCTATCGTCGGTCTCCTGTCCGCACTCTCACTCGTCCCCTCAGCGGGGCTGCTCTCTGCACTGTTTGTGATTGCGGGGTTACTCGCAATCGCCGGCGGCGCGGCAGTCTACGTCCTCGGGACACGGTTCAAAGCCGGAGAGATGACCGGTGGCGGGGGCGGCAATGGGAAACGCTGA
- a CDS encoding hypothetical protein (KEGG: hbo:Hbor_23790 hypothetical protein) codes for MADEFMKGFGLISGAGLLWIVFAGWYRTSSFESVKQLIEAPPEPNTVFDAMGIFFADLTLWVALIGAFTFWIVLPAARQARGALVPNEE; via the coding sequence ATGGCTGACGAGTTCATGAAAGGGTTCGGGCTCATAAGCGGCGCCGGTCTCCTCTGGATCGTGTTCGCCGGCTGGTACCGCACCTCGAGCTTCGAGAGTGTCAAACAGCTCATCGAGGCGCCACCTGAGCCGAACACGGTGTTCGACGCGATGGGCATCTTCTTTGCGGACCTGACCCTGTGGGTCGCACTGATCGGCGCGTTCACGTTCTGGATCGTGCTCCCGGCGGCCAGGCAGGCCCGCGGCGCGCTCGTTCCCAACGAGGAGTAA
- a CDS encoding hypothetical protein (KEGG: hbo:Hbor_23800 hypothetical protein) produces MTPLEFLVPLGALESVGGALPYIILVLVVGSFLTRHQAHQAHKRAARDGVEAMERYTPHSALSIMLVLACFLYMIIHPHGGMVISVLVLGMVIADFFEFEARLVEVRNDMALEAPKSAIAAAAVALLYAAYQAVFWVIKGPWETVI; encoded by the coding sequence ATGACCCCATTGGAGTTCCTCGTGCCCCTCGGGGCGCTTGAGTCGGTGGGCGGGGCGCTTCCCTACATCATCCTGGTGCTCGTCGTCGGAAGCTTCCTCACCCGACATCAGGCCCACCAGGCGCACAAACGAGCCGCACGCGACGGTGTCGAGGCGATGGAACGCTACACGCCGCATTCGGCACTCTCGATCATGCTCGTGCTCGCCTGCTTCCTCTACATGATCATCCACCCCCACGGCGGGATGGTCATCTCAGTGCTGGTCCTCGGCATGGTCATCGCCGACTTCTTCGAGTTCGAGGCCCGGCTGGTCGAGGTCCGTAACGACATGGCGCTCGAGGCGCCAAAATCCGCGATTGCCGCGGCAGCTGTTGCCCTGCTGTACGCCGCCTATCAGGCCGTCTTCTGGGTCATCAAAGGACCCTGGGAAACGGTCATCTGA
- a CDS encoding ATP-NAD/AcoX kinase (KEGG: hje:HacjB3_11085 ATP-NAD/AcoX kinase) yields the protein MTEPSAIRRVAVRGAEADVLAETDLEPADLADADAVIAVGESALTGAALAESSVPLLPVGVDGALHGISRQELPAAAASLSAAEYHTVTHPVLAVEVGGEQTGRAVLDVTLLTTEPARISEYSLTADGEQLTTVRADGVVVAGSFGSAGYNNAAGGPLVAPGAGLSVVPVAPFTTRANGWMVPGPLELQVERDEGAVSLYADAADLGPVSPADPVRVRTDGRFDCLRPSLE from the coding sequence AGGCCGACGTGCTCGCGGAGACGGACCTCGAACCCGCCGACCTTGCGGATGCGGATGCAGTCATCGCGGTCGGCGAGTCGGCACTCACCGGCGCGGCGCTCGCCGAGTCGTCGGTTCCGTTGCTGCCAGTCGGTGTCGACGGCGCGCTCCACGGGATTTCCCGACAGGAACTGCCGGCGGCCGCGGCCTCGCTTTCAGCGGCCGAGTACCACACTGTGACCCACCCGGTGCTGGCCGTCGAGGTCGGCGGTGAGCAGACGGGTCGAGCGGTGCTCGATGTGACGCTACTGACGACAGAGCCGGCGCGCATCTCCGAGTACTCCCTCACTGCCGATGGGGAGCAACTGACAACAGTCCGTGCCGACGGCGTCGTCGTTGCGGGCTCGTTCGGCTCCGCGGGCTACAACAACGCAGCGGGCGGCCCGCTGGTCGCGCCGGGGGCCGGGCTCTCGGTGGTCCCTGTTGCTCCCTTCACGACGCGTGCGAACGGCTGGATGGTGCCCGGTCCGCTGGAACTGCAGGTTGAGCGTGATGAGGGCGCGGTTTCGCTCTACGCCGATGCGGCCGACCTCGGACCGGTGTCGCCTGCCGACCCGGTTCGGGTCCGGACCGACGGGAGGTTTGACTGCCTCCGGCCATCGCTAGAGTGA